One part of the Dermacentor andersoni chromosome 2, qqDerAnde1_hic_scaffold, whole genome shotgun sequence genome encodes these proteins:
- the LOC126542242 gene encoding semaphorin-2A-like, whose translation MGSEVDCRNHIREVHPIHGGSTLYICGTNSLAPTNWQVQAEDLTLLPPEQQVRIEQDSNTGKAIGCPYNILQSTSALWVEDEPEKGTSFVIALRPLEQYGDNYAISRTEIFDPRTGSRIYHYLTTQVGDITMLNEPHSAGAFALREHVYFVFREQGVERTACGSCAISTLARLCKNDLGHGISERRWTSFMKLRLQCLDTANPRKYDSQLFSFDEIRDSYLVPDLEGGLLLGVFVTITGR comes from the exons ATGGGCTCGGAAGTGGACTGCCGCAACCACATACGCGAGGTGCACCCGATCCACGGTGGCAGCACTTTGTACATCTGCGGGACCAACTCCTTGGCTCCCACCAACTGGCAAGTGCAA GCTGAAGACCTGACGCTGCTGCCGCCGGAGCAGCAGGTGCGTATCGAGCAAGACAGCAACACCGGCAAGGCCATCGGGTGCCCTTACAACATCCTTCAGAGCACCTCGGCATTGTGGGTTG AGGACGAGCCCGAGAAAGGTACTTCGTTCGTGATCGCCTTAAGACCACTGGAGCAGTACGGAGACAACTACGCGATCTCGAGGACGGAAATCTTCGACCCGAGAACAGGCTCACGCATCTACCACTACCTGACCACCCAAGTGGGTGACATCACTATGCTGAACG AGCCCCACTCCGCTGGCGCGTTCGCGTTGCGTGAGCACGTGTATTTCGTCTTCCGCGAACAAGGCGTGGAGCGCACGGCCTGCGGCAGCTGCGCCATCTCAACTCTGGCACGACTCTGCAAG AACGACCTTGGACACGGGATCAGTGAACGCCGGTGGACCTCATTCATGAAGCTCCGTCTCCAGTGCCTCGACACGGCGAATCCGCGAAAATATGACTCTCAATTGTTCAGCTTCGACGAAATAC GTGACTCTTACTTGGTTCCTGACTTGGAGGGTGGCTTGCTGCTCGGCGTCTTTGTCACTATCAC AGGACGGTAG